In one window of Streptomyces sp. NBC_01224 DNA:
- a CDS encoding DUF3099 domain-containing protein has translation MRKQSGVEVFRITGARQGLADDVRGRQRRYVISMSVRTVSVILAAVLWNVERYVAIVALALGVLLPYVAVVIANAGRENTPSLPSTFVPAPMRPALDAAPAAGSEQSGPEADGARRGGESA, from the coding sequence ATGCGGAAGCAGAGCGGTGTCGAGGTCTTCCGGATCACGGGAGCCCGGCAGGGGCTCGCGGACGATGTGCGCGGCAGGCAGCGGCGCTATGTGATCTCGATGTCCGTACGGACGGTTTCGGTGATCCTGGCCGCCGTGTTGTGGAACGTCGAGCGGTATGTCGCGATCGTGGCGCTGGCACTCGGTGTTCTGCTCCCGTACGTGGCGGTGGTCATCGCCAATGCGGGCCGGGAGAACACCCCTTCGCTTCCTTCGACCTTCGTCCCGGCGCCGATGCGTCCGGCGCTCGACGCGGCTCCTGCGGCCGGATCCGAGCAGTCCGGTCCGGAGGCCGACGGGGCCCGGCGCGGCGGGGAATCGGCATGA
- a CDS encoding GlsB/YeaQ/YmgE family stress response membrane protein translates to MGWLWAIIVGLVLGLIARAILPGKQNIPLWLTTIFGIIGSVLGNAAATWIGVNDTRGIDWTRHLFQLIGAVVIVGVGDMLWASFRGTRQKA, encoded by the coding sequence ATGGGCTGGTTGTGGGCAATCATCGTGGGTCTGGTGCTCGGTCTGATCGCGAGGGCGATCCTGCCCGGCAAACAGAACATCCCCCTCTGGCTGACGACGATCTTCGGCATCATCGGCAGCGTCCTCGGCAATGCGGCCGCCACCTGGATCGGTGTCAACGACACCAGGGGCATCGACTGGACGCGCCACCTGTTCCAGCTGATCGGTGCCGTGGTCATCGTAGGTGTCGGCGACATGCTGTGGGCCTCGTTCCGCGGCACCAGACAGAAGGCCTGA
- the tyrS gene encoding tyrosine--tRNA ligase, producing MTDIVDELKWRGLFAQSTDEDALRKALADGPVTFYCGYDPTAASLHVGHLVQVLTMRRLQQAGLRPLALVGGATGQIGDPRPTAERTLNDPETVANWVSRLRSQIEPFLSFEGENAAVMVNNLDWTAGMSAIEFLRDIGKHFRVNKMLTKDSIARRLESDEGISYTEFSYQLLQSMDYLELYRRYGCTLQQGGSDQWGNLTAGLDLIHRLEPGAEVHALATPLMTKADGTKFGKSESGAVWLDPAMTTPYAFYQFWLNVDDRDISRYMRILSFSSPAELAELEKVTEERPQARTAQRALAEELTTLVHGADQCAAVIAASKALFGQGELGELDEATLSAALSEVPHAQVTELGPLVDLLVEVGLAPSKSGARRTVKEGGAYVNNVKVTDGESAPAREELLHGRWLVLRRGKKNLAAVEVTG from the coding sequence GTGACGGACATCGTCGACGAGCTGAAGTGGCGTGGGCTGTTCGCCCAGTCCACTGATGAGGACGCACTGCGCAAGGCTCTCGCGGACGGTCCCGTCACGTTCTATTGCGGCTACGACCCCACCGCGGCGAGTCTGCACGTCGGCCATCTGGTGCAGGTGCTCACCATGCGCCGGCTCCAGCAGGCCGGTCTGCGGCCGCTCGCCCTGGTGGGCGGGGCCACCGGTCAGATCGGTGACCCGAGGCCGACCGCCGAGCGCACGCTGAACGACCCGGAGACGGTCGCCAACTGGGTGTCGCGGCTGCGGTCCCAGATCGAGCCGTTCCTGTCCTTCGAGGGCGAGAACGCGGCGGTCATGGTCAACAACCTGGACTGGACCGCGGGCATGTCCGCGATCGAGTTCCTGCGGGACATCGGCAAGCACTTCCGCGTCAACAAGATGCTGACCAAGGACTCCATCGCCCGGCGGCTGGAGTCCGACGAGGGCATCAGCTACACGGAATTCAGCTACCAGCTGCTCCAGAGCATGGACTACCTGGAGCTGTACCGGCGCTACGGCTGCACTCTCCAGCAGGGCGGCAGCGACCAGTGGGGCAACCTCACCGCGGGCCTCGACCTGATCCACCGTCTGGAGCCGGGCGCCGAGGTGCACGCGCTGGCGACCCCGCTGATGACGAAGGCGGACGGGACCAAGTTCGGCAAGTCCGAGAGCGGGGCCGTCTGGCTCGACCCGGCGATGACGACGCCGTACGCGTTCTACCAGTTCTGGCTGAACGTGGACGACCGGGACATCTCCCGGTACATGCGCATCCTCAGCTTCTCCAGCCCCGCGGAGCTGGCGGAGCTGGAGAAGGTCACCGAGGAGCGTCCGCAGGCCCGGACGGCGCAGCGCGCGCTGGCCGAGGAGCTGACGACGCTGGTGCACGGCGCCGACCAGTGCGCTGCGGTCATCGCGGCGTCGAAGGCGCTCTTCGGCCAGGGTGAGCTCGGCGAGCTGGACGAGGCGACGCTGAGCGCCGCACTGTCCGAGGTGCCGCACGCGCAGGTCACGGAGCTCGGCCCACTGGTGGACCTCCTGGTGGAGGTCGGCCTGGCGCCGAGCAAGTCGGGCGCCCGCCGCACGGTGAAGGAGGGCGGTGCGTACGTGAACAACGTCAAGGTCACGGACGGCGAGAGCGCACCGGCCCGCGAGGAGCTGCTGCACGGGCGCTGGCTGGTGCTGCGCCGGGGCAAGAAGAACCTCGCCGCCGTCGAGGTCACCGGCTGA
- a CDS encoding metallopeptidase TldD-related protein → MSRVSKPHEIVERALELSTADGCVVIADEESSANLRWAGNALTTNGVTRGRTLTVIATVDGAQGTASGVVSRSAVTADDLEPLVRAAEAAARGAGPAEDAQPLVGGVPSSPDFTDAPAETGSDVFAEFAPALGDAFARARSGGRELYGFAHHQLTSTYLGTSTGLRLRHDQPNGTLELNAKSPDRTRSTWAGRSTRDFKDVDPAELDAELAQRLRWAERRTELPAGRYETLLPPTAVADLLIYQLWSSTARDAAEGRTVFSKPGGGTRIGETLSELPLSLRSDPHAPGLESAPFVIAHASGDGASVFDNGLPLTSTDWIRDGRLEHLTTTRHTAGLTGLPVAPAIDNLMLEGGGEQSLEEMVAATTGRGLLLTCMWYIREVDPATLLLTGLTRDGVYLVEGGEVVGEVNNFRFNESPVDLLSRATEAGRTEKTLPREWGDWFTRAAMPALRIPDFNMSSVSLGV, encoded by the coding sequence ATGAGTCGCGTCAGCAAGCCGCACGAGATCGTCGAGCGGGCGCTCGAACTGTCCACCGCCGACGGCTGTGTCGTCATCGCCGACGAGGAGTCGTCCGCGAATCTGCGCTGGGCCGGCAACGCGCTCACCACGAACGGGGTGACGCGGGGGCGGACCCTGACCGTCATCGCGACGGTCGACGGTGCGCAGGGCACCGCGTCCGGGGTGGTGTCGCGGTCCGCCGTCACCGCCGACGACCTGGAACCGCTGGTGCGGGCCGCCGAGGCCGCCGCGCGCGGGGCCGGTCCGGCGGAGGACGCGCAGCCGCTGGTCGGCGGGGTGCCCTCGTCGCCCGATTTCACGGACGCGCCGGCCGAGACGGGCTCGGACGTCTTCGCGGAGTTCGCCCCGGCGCTCGGCGACGCCTTCGCCCGTGCCCGCTCCGGTGGCCGTGAGCTGTACGGCTTCGCCCACCACCAGCTGACCTCGACGTACCTCGGTACGTCGACGGGGCTGCGGCTGCGCCACGACCAGCCGAACGGGACGCTGGAACTCAACGCCAAGTCCCCCGACCGGACCCGTTCGACCTGGGCGGGCCGCTCCACGCGCGACTTCAAGGATGTCGATCCGGCCGAGCTCGACGCGGAGCTGGCGCAGCGGCTGCGCTGGGCGGAACGCCGTACCGAGCTGCCCGCCGGGCGGTACGAGACGCTGCTGCCGCCGACCGCCGTGGCCGATCTGCTGATCTACCAGCTGTGGTCGTCGACGGCACGGGACGCCGCGGAGGGCCGGACGGTGTTCTCCAAGCCGGGCGGCGGGACGAGGATCGGCGAGACCCTGTCCGAGCTGCCGCTGTCGCTGCGCAGCGACCCGCACGCTCCGGGCCTGGAGTCGGCGCCGTTCGTGATCGCCCATGCCTCCGGGGACGGGGCTTCCGTCTTCGACAACGGTCTGCCGCTGACGTCGACCGACTGGATCCGGGACGGCAGGCTGGAGCACCTGACGACCACCCGGCACACGGCCGGGCTGACCGGGCTGCCGGTCGCGCCGGCGATCGACAACCTGATGCTGGAGGGCGGCGGTGAGCAGTCCCTGGAGGAGATGGTGGCCGCGACGACCGGCCGCGGGCTGCTGCTGACCTGCATGTGGTACATCCGGGAGGTCGATCCGGCGACACTCCTGCTGACCGGGCTGACCCGCGACGGGGTGTATCTCGTCGAGGGCGGCGAGGTCGTCGGCGAGGTGAACAACTTCCGGTTCAACGAGTCGCCGGTGGATCTGCTGTCGCGGGCCACGGAAGCGGGCCGTACGGAGAAGACGCTGCCGCGCGAGTGGGGCGACTGGTTCACCCGGGCCGCCATGCCCGCGCTGCGGATCCCGGACTTCAACATGAGCTCGGTGAGCCTGGGCGTGTGA
- a CDS encoding TldD/PmbA family protein — MAHEVDQSFLALPLRALADAALARARALGAVHADFRFERVRSASWRLRDARPAGTSDTTDLGYAVRVVHGGAWGFASGVDLTMDAAAKVASQAVAMAKLSAKVIAAAGSDEKVELADEPVHGERTWVSAYDIDPFDVPDEEKAGLLAEWSSRLLGAEGVAHVDASLMTVHENKFYADTAGTVTTQQRVRLHPQFTAVAVDGTTGEFDSMRTIAPPVGRGWEYLTGTGWDWDDELERIPGLLAEKMRAPSVEAGTYDLVVDPSNLWLTIHESIGHATELDRALGYEAAYAGTSFATFDQLGKLAYGSPVMNVTGDRTAEHGLATIGYDDEGVEAQSWDLIKDGTLVGYQLDRRIAKLTGLGRSNGCAYADSPGHVPVQRMANVSLRPDPGGLSTEDLIGGVERGIYVVGDRSWSIDMQRYNFQFTGQRFFRIENGRLAGQLRDVAYQATTTDFWGSMEKVGGPQTYVLGGAFNCGKAQPGQVAAVSHGCPSALFRGVNILNTTQEAGR; from the coding sequence GTGGCCCACGAGGTAGATCAGTCGTTCCTGGCCCTGCCCCTGCGGGCGCTCGCCGACGCGGCGCTCGCCCGCGCGCGTGCGCTGGGGGCCGTGCATGCCGACTTCCGGTTCGAGCGGGTGCGCAGCGCGTCCTGGCGGTTGCGGGACGCCCGGCCCGCCGGGACCTCGGACACCACCGATCTCGGGTACGCGGTGCGCGTGGTGCACGGTGGGGCGTGGGGGTTCGCGTCCGGCGTGGATCTGACGATGGACGCCGCGGCGAAGGTGGCCTCGCAGGCCGTCGCCATGGCGAAGCTGTCGGCGAAGGTGATCGCGGCGGCCGGCTCCGATGAGAAGGTCGAGCTGGCGGACGAGCCGGTGCACGGTGAGCGGACCTGGGTCTCGGCGTACGACATCGACCCCTTCGACGTACCGGACGAGGAGAAGGCGGGGCTGCTCGCCGAGTGGAGCAGCCGGCTCCTGGGCGCCGAGGGCGTCGCGCATGTGGACGCCTCGCTGATGACCGTCCACGAGAACAAGTTCTACGCGGACACGGCGGGCACCGTCACCACCCAGCAGCGGGTGCGGCTGCATCCGCAGTTCACCGCGGTCGCCGTGGACGGGACCACCGGTGAGTTCGACTCGATGCGGACGATCGCCCCGCCGGTGGGCCGCGGCTGGGAGTACCTCACCGGGACCGGCTGGGACTGGGACGACGAGCTGGAGCGGATTCCCGGGCTGCTGGCCGAGAAGATGCGGGCGCCGAGCGTCGAGGCGGGGACGTACGACCTGGTCGTCGACCCGTCGAATCTCTGGCTGACCATCCATGAGTCGATCGGCCACGCCACCGAGCTGGACCGGGCGCTGGGGTACGAGGCGGCCTACGCCGGTACCTCGTTCGCCACCTTCGACCAGTTGGGGAAGCTGGCGTACGGCTCCCCCGTGATGAATGTGACGGGCGACCGCACCGCCGAGCACGGGCTCGCGACCATCGGGTACGACGACGAGGGTGTGGAGGCGCAGTCCTGGGACCTGATCAAGGACGGGACGCTGGTCGGGTACCAGCTCGACCGGCGGATCGCGAAGCTGACGGGTCTGGGCCGGTCCAACGGGTGTGCGTACGCCGACTCGCCGGGCCATGTCCCCGTGCAGCGGATGGCGAACGTGTCGCTGCGGCCGGATCCGGGCGGGCTGTCCACGGAGGATCTGATCGGCGGGGTGGAGCGCGGGATCTATGTGGTCGGCGACCGGTCCTGGTCGATCGACATGCAGAGGTACAACTTTCAATTTACCGGGCAGCGGTTCTTCCGGATCGAGAACGGCAGGCTGGCCGGTCAGCTGCGCGATGTCGCATACCAGGCGACGACGACGGACTTCTGGGGCTCGATGGAGAAGGTCGGCGGCCCGCAGACGTACGTCCTGGGCGGCGCCTTCAACTGCGGCAAGGCCCAGCCGGGCCAGGTCGCGGCCGTCTCGCACGGCTGCCCCTCCGCCCTCTTCCGGGGCGTGAACATCCTCAATACGACGCAGGAGGCCGGACGATGA